The following are encoded in a window of Harmonia axyridis chromosome 7, icHarAxyr1.1, whole genome shotgun sequence genomic DNA:
- the LOC123684265 gene encoding leucine-rich repeat-containing protein 58 — protein MENYTSDSSDSDNSYKIIDLAYLLLDSTTVDLNLEPYLENKKRSSEIENIILHHNQLSFFPENVFRFSNLNTLDLSNNGLKILPDILHYCPLVCLIAKNNFLTDDSLPKGFSQNSLRELNLSGNSLRNFPEQVCDLVNLKYLYLGGNKIRNISRNIYKLSSIQILSLGGNEIVEVPSILGKLKNLHILSLCDNQIETLPAHIANLHNLKSLQLHKNRLKVLPPEIIALKNLNELSLRDNPLVVQFVTEMCNNPASLLELAARVVKLHNIEVAEGDIPKTLINYLNSAHHCVNPRCKGVYFNNRVEHIKFVDFCGKYRIPLLQYLCSSKCRKGSKEEMVRPSRTYMMKKVLLG, from the exons ATGGAGAACTATACATCGGACAGTAGTGACAGTGATAACAGTTACAAAATAATAGACCTTGCCTACCTGTTGCTGGACTCGACTACGGTAGATTTAAATTTGGAACCCTATTTGGAAAACAAGAAACGCTCATCGGAAATCGAAAATATTATACTGCACCACAATCAACTGTCTTTCTTTCCCGAAAATGTATTCAGGTTTTCCAATTTAAACACATTAGACTTAAGCAACAATGGACTCAAGATACTTCCAGACATCCTACATTACTGCCCCTTGGTTTGCCTGATAGCGAAAAACAACTTCCTGACAGATGATTCCCTACCAAAAGGGTTTTCCCAGAACTCCTTGAGAGAATTGAATCTTAGCGGAAATTCCTTGAGGAATTTTCCTGAGCAAGTATGTGATTTAGTGAATTTAAAATATCTTTACTTAGGGGGCAAcaaaatcagaaatatttccagaaaCATTTATAAACTATCGAG tataCAAATTTTATCTCTTGGAGGAAACGAAATTGTGGAAGTTCCAAGTATTTTgggaaaactgaaaaatttacaCATACTGTCACTATGTGATAACCAAATAGAAACCTTACCTGCCCATATAGCTAATTTACACAATTTGAAATCTCTTCAATTACATAAAAATCGTTTGAAGGTTTTACCTCCAGAAATCATAgctttaaaaaatttaaacgaA CTAAGCTTGCGAGATAATCCTCTAGTTGTTCAGTTTGTGACTGAAATGTGCAATAATCCAGCTTCCTTATTAGAATTAGCTGCAAGAGTGGTAAAATTACACAATATTGAAGTTGCAGAAGGAGATATACCAAAgacattaattaattatttgaattcTGCCCATCATTGCGTGAATCCAAGATGCAAAG gtgtttactttaaCAACAGAGTTGAACACATTAAATTCGTAGATTTCTGTGGAAAATATAGGATCCCCCTACTCCAGTATTTATGTTCTTCCAAATGTAGAAAAGGGTCGAAGGAAGAAATGGTCAGACCTTCTAGGACATATATGATGAAGAAGGTTCTCCTTGGATGA
- the LOC123684264 gene encoding histone acetyltransferase Tip60 isoform X3: protein MKVEMEDLDDTDTTICDSNSLVEGCRLPVHMKGTDDWPLAELISIKEILGTKCYYVHYVDFNKRLDEWVTEEFLDTRKVHFPKKDGTSNTGVSTPKKSHFGDVNSRPTSPIPAPTQDILNGNAVLAAALQKKINRKRKVPAPENEDSLDAPAPPVPGPRQSGSMVAHHDDVVTRMKNVNMIELGKHRIKPWYFAPYPQEMVNLSCIYICEFCLKYKKSRKCLERHLVKCNLKHPPGNEIYRKEGISFFEIDGRKNKQYAQNLCLLAKLFLDHKTLYYDTDPFLFYVMTVFDNRGFHIVGYFSKEKESTEDYNVACILTMPPYQRKGYGKLLIEFSYELSKFEGKTGSPEKPLSDLGLLSYRSYWAQTILEILITMNPVGENEKPQITINEICELTSIKKEDVISTLQNLNLINYYKGQYIIALNKDIMDSHRKAMESKKIRIDPKCLHWTPKDWGKRAKW from the exons aTGAAAGTTGAAATGGAAGATTTGGACGACACTGATACCACTATTTGTGATTCG AATTCACTGGTAGAAGGATGCCGTTTACCTGTACATATGAAAGGGACCGACGACTGGC CCTTGGCAGAACTCATCAGTATAAAAGAAATATTGGGGACAAAGTGTTATTACGTACATTATGTGGACT TCAATAAGAGGCTAGATGAGTGGGTTACAGAAGAATTTTTGGATACTAGAAAAGTTCATTTTCCTAAGAAAGATGGAACTAGTAATACTGGTGTATCTACTCCTAAGAAATCACATTTTGGTGATGTTAATTCCAG ACCTACCAGTCCAATACCAGCCCCAACTCAGGATATTCTCAATGGAAATGCTGTGTTAGCGGCtgcattacaaaaaaaaataaataggaAAAGGAAAGTTCCTGCCCCTGAAAATGAAGATTCTCTTGATGCACCAGCGCCTCCTGTTCCAGGCCCAAGACAATCTGGCAGTATGGTAGCTCACCATGACGATGTAGTTACAAGAATGAAAAACGTTAATATGATTGAACTTGGCAAACATAGAATTAAACCTTGGTATTTTGCTCCATATCCACAG GAGATGGTAAATCTTTCGTGCATATATATATGTGAGTTCTGtttgaaatacaaaaaaagtcGAAAATGTTTAGAGAGACACTTGGTAAAATGCAACTTGAAACATCCTCCTGGAAATGAAATATACAGAAAAGAAGGCATTTCCTTTTTTGAGATAGATGGTAGGAAGAATAAGCAGTATGCTCAAAATTTATGTCTTTTAGCAAAACTGTTTCTTGATCATAAAACCTTATATTACGATACCGATCCTTTCCTATTCTACGTCATGACTGTGTTTGATAATAGAGGATTCCATATTGTTGGATATTTTTCAAAAGAGAAAGAGTCAACTGAAGATTACAATGTTGCTTGTATATTAACAATGCCTCCTTATCAGAGGAAAggttatggaaaattattgatcgaGTTCA GTTATGAACTGTCTAAGTTCGAGGGAAAAACAGGTTCACCAGAGAAACCACTTTCAGATTTAGGCTTATTGTCTTATAGAAGCTATTGGGCACAGACTATTTTAGAAATTCTCATCACAATGAATCCTGTTGGGGAAAATGAGAAACCTCAAATAACAATAAA CGAAATTTGTGAATTGACCAGTATCAAGAAAGAAGATGTGATATCAACattgcaaaatttgaatttaattaattattataaggGGCAGTATATAATTGCGTTGAACAAAGATATAATGGATAGTCATAGGAAGGCAATGGAAAGTAAAAAAATCAGAATAGATCCTAAATGTTTGCACTGGACGCCAAAAGATTGGGGTAAAAGAGCAAAATGGTGA
- the LOC123684264 gene encoding histone acetyltransferase Tip60 isoform X2 translates to MKVEMEDLDDTDTTICDSVNSLVEGCRLPVHMKGTDDWPLAELISIKEILGTKCYYVHYVDFNKRLDEWVTEEFLDTRKVHFPKKDGTSNTGVSTPKKSHFGDVNSRPTSPIPAPTQDILNGNAVLAAALQKKINRKRKVPAPENEDSLDAPAPPVPGPRQSGSMVAHHDDVVTRMKNVNMIELGKHRIKPWYFAPYPQMVNLSCIYICEFCLKYKKSRKCLERHLVKCNLKHPPGNEIYRKEGISFFEIDGRKNKQYAQNLCLLAKLFLDHKTLYYDTDPFLFYVMTVFDNRGFHIVGYFSKEKESTEDYNVACILTMPPYQRKGYGKLLIEFSYELSKFEGKTGSPEKPLSDLGLLSYRSYWAQTILEILITMNPVGENEKPQITINEICELTSIKKEDVISTLQNLNLINYYKGQYIIALNKDIMDSHRKAMESKKIRIDPKCLHWTPKDWGKRAKW, encoded by the exons aTGAAAGTTGAAATGGAAGATTTGGACGACACTGATACCACTATTTGTGATTCGGTG AATTCACTGGTAGAAGGATGCCGTTTACCTGTACATATGAAAGGGACCGACGACTGGC CCTTGGCAGAACTCATCAGTATAAAAGAAATATTGGGGACAAAGTGTTATTACGTACATTATGTGGACT TCAATAAGAGGCTAGATGAGTGGGTTACAGAAGAATTTTTGGATACTAGAAAAGTTCATTTTCCTAAGAAAGATGGAACTAGTAATACTGGTGTATCTACTCCTAAGAAATCACATTTTGGTGATGTTAATTCCAG ACCTACCAGTCCAATACCAGCCCCAACTCAGGATATTCTCAATGGAAATGCTGTGTTAGCGGCtgcattacaaaaaaaaataaataggaAAAGGAAAGTTCCTGCCCCTGAAAATGAAGATTCTCTTGATGCACCAGCGCCTCCTGTTCCAGGCCCAAGACAATCTGGCAGTATGGTAGCTCACCATGACGATGTAGTTACAAGAATGAAAAACGTTAATATGATTGAACTTGGCAAACATAGAATTAAACCTTGGTATTTTGCTCCATATCCACAG ATGGTAAATCTTTCGTGCATATATATATGTGAGTTCTGtttgaaatacaaaaaaagtcGAAAATGTTTAGAGAGACACTTGGTAAAATGCAACTTGAAACATCCTCCTGGAAATGAAATATACAGAAAAGAAGGCATTTCCTTTTTTGAGATAGATGGTAGGAAGAATAAGCAGTATGCTCAAAATTTATGTCTTTTAGCAAAACTGTTTCTTGATCATAAAACCTTATATTACGATACCGATCCTTTCCTATTCTACGTCATGACTGTGTTTGATAATAGAGGATTCCATATTGTTGGATATTTTTCAAAAGAGAAAGAGTCAACTGAAGATTACAATGTTGCTTGTATATTAACAATGCCTCCTTATCAGAGGAAAggttatggaaaattattgatcgaGTTCA GTTATGAACTGTCTAAGTTCGAGGGAAAAACAGGTTCACCAGAGAAACCACTTTCAGATTTAGGCTTATTGTCTTATAGAAGCTATTGGGCACAGACTATTTTAGAAATTCTCATCACAATGAATCCTGTTGGGGAAAATGAGAAACCTCAAATAACAATAAA CGAAATTTGTGAATTGACCAGTATCAAGAAAGAAGATGTGATATCAACattgcaaaatttgaatttaattaattattataaggGGCAGTATATAATTGCGTTGAACAAAGATATAATGGATAGTCATAGGAAGGCAATGGAAAGTAAAAAAATCAGAATAGATCCTAAATGTTTGCACTGGACGCCAAAAGATTGGGGTAAAAGAGCAAAATGGTGA
- the LOC123684264 gene encoding histone acetyltransferase Tip60 isoform X1, translating into MKVEMEDLDDTDTTICDSVNSLVEGCRLPVHMKGTDDWPLAELISIKEILGTKCYYVHYVDFNKRLDEWVTEEFLDTRKVHFPKKDGTSNTGVSTPKKSHFGDVNSRPTSPIPAPTQDILNGNAVLAAALQKKINRKRKVPAPENEDSLDAPAPPVPGPRQSGSMVAHHDDVVTRMKNVNMIELGKHRIKPWYFAPYPQEMVNLSCIYICEFCLKYKKSRKCLERHLVKCNLKHPPGNEIYRKEGISFFEIDGRKNKQYAQNLCLLAKLFLDHKTLYYDTDPFLFYVMTVFDNRGFHIVGYFSKEKESTEDYNVACILTMPPYQRKGYGKLLIEFSYELSKFEGKTGSPEKPLSDLGLLSYRSYWAQTILEILITMNPVGENEKPQITINEICELTSIKKEDVISTLQNLNLINYYKGQYIIALNKDIMDSHRKAMESKKIRIDPKCLHWTPKDWGKRAKW; encoded by the exons aTGAAAGTTGAAATGGAAGATTTGGACGACACTGATACCACTATTTGTGATTCGGTG AATTCACTGGTAGAAGGATGCCGTTTACCTGTACATATGAAAGGGACCGACGACTGGC CCTTGGCAGAACTCATCAGTATAAAAGAAATATTGGGGACAAAGTGTTATTACGTACATTATGTGGACT TCAATAAGAGGCTAGATGAGTGGGTTACAGAAGAATTTTTGGATACTAGAAAAGTTCATTTTCCTAAGAAAGATGGAACTAGTAATACTGGTGTATCTACTCCTAAGAAATCACATTTTGGTGATGTTAATTCCAG ACCTACCAGTCCAATACCAGCCCCAACTCAGGATATTCTCAATGGAAATGCTGTGTTAGCGGCtgcattacaaaaaaaaataaataggaAAAGGAAAGTTCCTGCCCCTGAAAATGAAGATTCTCTTGATGCACCAGCGCCTCCTGTTCCAGGCCCAAGACAATCTGGCAGTATGGTAGCTCACCATGACGATGTAGTTACAAGAATGAAAAACGTTAATATGATTGAACTTGGCAAACATAGAATTAAACCTTGGTATTTTGCTCCATATCCACAG GAGATGGTAAATCTTTCGTGCATATATATATGTGAGTTCTGtttgaaatacaaaaaaagtcGAAAATGTTTAGAGAGACACTTGGTAAAATGCAACTTGAAACATCCTCCTGGAAATGAAATATACAGAAAAGAAGGCATTTCCTTTTTTGAGATAGATGGTAGGAAGAATAAGCAGTATGCTCAAAATTTATGTCTTTTAGCAAAACTGTTTCTTGATCATAAAACCTTATATTACGATACCGATCCTTTCCTATTCTACGTCATGACTGTGTTTGATAATAGAGGATTCCATATTGTTGGATATTTTTCAAAAGAGAAAGAGTCAACTGAAGATTACAATGTTGCTTGTATATTAACAATGCCTCCTTATCAGAGGAAAggttatggaaaattattgatcgaGTTCA GTTATGAACTGTCTAAGTTCGAGGGAAAAACAGGTTCACCAGAGAAACCACTTTCAGATTTAGGCTTATTGTCTTATAGAAGCTATTGGGCACAGACTATTTTAGAAATTCTCATCACAATGAATCCTGTTGGGGAAAATGAGAAACCTCAAATAACAATAAA CGAAATTTGTGAATTGACCAGTATCAAGAAAGAAGATGTGATATCAACattgcaaaatttgaatttaattaattattataaggGGCAGTATATAATTGCGTTGAACAAAGATATAATGGATAGTCATAGGAAGGCAATGGAAAGTAAAAAAATCAGAATAGATCCTAAATGTTTGCACTGGACGCCAAAAGATTGGGGTAAAAGAGCAAAATGGTGA